The Prionailurus viverrinus isolate Anna chromosome B2, UM_Priviv_1.0, whole genome shotgun sequence genome contains the following window.
GTGTCCATATATCATGAACTCCTTTCCAAAGCTGATGCTTGCCCCCCTTGGGGATAATCCCAGTTACAGGAAAGTCCTGGGGAAATCTGAGGGTCTGCACCACCCGTGGACACAAAGCCAGCTCATGGAATGTGCATACCACAGGTTTCAGAAGTCTTGTAGCCTGAGGCTGAGCCCGCCCAGAAGTCCGGGTGTCACAGAGCCAAAGCCTCAACCCTTCTATCAAGGGGCCCACTCCAGAGGCCAAGTCTAGTAGACCAGGGGGGGCTCTGCTAAATGAAACCCTTCAGGACCATGCAGGCAGCCAGCCTTCCATACACCCCAGCCAATGCCACCATCCTGTCATTGGAGAAAGGCAGACCAGATGGGAGCCTCACTCCGCCCTTCTCCcgtcccccaccctcctctgcctTGCACACAACATATAGCATCAAGCACTTGGCCTGAGAAGTGTGCTGCCTGAGGTAAGGGGAACACAGGCCTGGAAATGAGGAGGCATCGGGAGGGTGGAGAACAGGATTTCTCCTGATGGGGGAGGGTGCGGGAGGCACCTCCAGCActgaacagaaaaacagaaagagggagacagcaaGAGACAGGAAGGCAGAAGATGAACAAATGGACAGTGAGGACCAGAGGAATATAAATAGAGATGCACAGGTGGGCGGGCTAGTCAGCGCTGTGTCCGGAACCTCCAGGACATGGACAGGGGACCTTGACAGGCAGGACACTGAGAATGATATGGATGGGGGTCTTGGCTGGAGGAGGGTCTGTGCACAACTCCACATTCAAATGAGTATGGCAGCTTTTCAAAGACCAGGCCGTTGCTTCCTTGAGATGTCAGGCCACAGGAAAGCTGGGCGCTTATGTTTGTGGCTCCCGTCCCTCTCTggaaggggagaggtggaggagggacCTCCCCAGCGCCTGAAGGGCAGGCGAGATGGAAACCTTCAGAGAAAGGAGCCCGGTGTCACTCGGCTGAGTGTGAATTCGGGCAGCAGCTCAGGCTGGGTGGGCCTCCCCAAGTCTGCCAGTCTGGTATATCGAGATAAGCCTGGGGGCGGATGGGCTGGCCGGTTCTTGACTAGTAAAGACCCCCAGGGATCCCTGGCTCCTGCCTTTCTGAACATAGTTGGTTATATCAGCTTGACTGAGTTCAGTATTAAGGCACCATCCCTGTGAAGGGCCTGCTATGTACCTGACCGAGTGCCACCCACtatgggaggcaggagggacgGTTATACATGGACCTGAACTCTAGGAGTCAGATACGCGCTGGGGGAAGGGAGCCTTTCACTCAGAAGCGGTTATCAATACGGGACGGTATCCTCTGTGTGCCAGATGAGTGGTGTGGAAAAAACAAGTCCACTGAAGCCAGAGAAAGGGCCCGGTGTGGGCTCACAGGAGCTGACGGGAGCTGGCCCAAGGTGGGGAGAATGGCAAATGTGACTCGACGTCCTGTGAGGGGGCTCTGGCCAGGAAATAGCATCGGGTAGGATGTGGAGACAGGCAAGCAGACACAGGGAAAGGACTGAGGGGGAGGCCCATCACCAGTGTGTCATCTGCCGTCCTAGATTTGGTCTCCGTGAGGAGAATGCAGCCTCAAGGAACCATCTTTGTGGCTCTTCCCCACCTGGGGCCCATCCTGGTCTGGTTGCTCACCCGTCGAACATCTGGTTGGTACGACAGCCCAAagaagccaccctggtgcccaccCCACAAGGTCTTGATGGCAGGGTGGATAACCATCTACTTCGTCATAGGGTGAGCACCCATTTCGCATACCATGGACCCTGTACCCGAGCTACTGCTGTATCCTGGTCTCCAAAGGGATAGCACGTGCCATCTGAATGCttaagtggggtggggggagggggtcccctCTGCACCTGCCTAGGATTCCAGCCagccttcttcttctccctctccaagTTTCCCCATTGCCTCCCCCACCTCACCATGCccagctccccccaccacctcttcGCTGGCCCTCAAGTGACGCATAGACACTCTTGTACCCATAGCAGCCCACAGGGTTTCCTTTGGGAAACCAAGAGACCTTATGCCCGAGGGCTCCCTTCCTTTGCCATGGAACACCCTCCCTCTGAGTGTTCTGCCACCATCTCTCTGCAGCTATGCCTCCTACCTGGTGTGGAAGGACCTGGGAGGGAGCTTTGGGAGGCCCCTGGTCCTGCCTCTCGGCCTCTATGCTGTGCAGCTTGCCATCAGCTGGACTGTCCTGATTCTCTTTTTCGTAGCCCGCACCCATGGTCTGGTAAGGCACGCCGTGTTCGTCAGTGGAAGTAGCGTAGGAGCAGGTGAGACGACTGGGGCCCCCAGAGCAGATAGCCCAAGAGACCAATGCAGGACAGGCAGGTAATGGGTGGGCACacttctctgagctccagccGAATGCCCAGACCTCAGGAACTTGGCTCACTGGGTCTGGGGTGCAGAAAGGTTGAGGGCTCAGTTCTCAGGGCAGCCTCCCTGACTGCCCTGACCCCACTCCTCACTCCCATCCCCGCTCCAGGCCCTGCTGCACCTGCTGCTGCTCTACGGACTGGTGGTGAGCACAGCGTTGATCTGGCATCCCATCAACAAGCTGGCTGCCGTGCTCCTGCTGCCTTACCTGGCCTGGCTCACCGTGACCGCTTCCATCGCCTACCGCCTGTGGAGGGACAGCCTCTGTCCAAGCCAGCAGCCTCAGCCCAGTGGGGAGAAGAGCGACTGAGGCACCAGggacaggagaggagggaggatggCCAGGGTAGGGGTAGAAGAGAATGGCAAGGAGGGCTGTGGAGCTATTctggagagagggaaggtggggggccAGGGAGCGATGAATCCCTAGAGACGACTTGGCCCAGGGTGGTCACCGTCCCGGGTCCCCTGGTGCCAATTTTCATTCCGATTtcagaaatgggaagaaagggaagaaacttATTTTACACTTAATATGAATTAATTAATCCTGcactaataaattaatttagtgATATCAATTAATAAGATCCTTTACTAACTTTGAGGGTATGATGTGAAGTGCATATCTGGGTACACGATGTCTAGGGTCGTAGGGCAGGGGTCGCATCATCCGCACCTCTGTGGGAATGAACGCAGGAGTGTGTGCAcggggagggaaaagtgggtacCCAGTCACGGTTCCACTCACACACCCTCCTGCATCAAGCTGAGTCTTTTAAGACTTAGATTTTCAGCTGCTGGGAACACAAAATCTTTATGATAAGTTCTatgaaagcaaaacagaaaagtaaataaagtcgAAAAAAGGATACCAATTATAAGTGCCAGGTTTATATAATACATCTTATTATAgaatagtttaattttatttaattttattttatttttttaatctttctttatttttgagagagagagagtgcaagcagggtagggacagaaagagaaacaaagaatctaaagcaggctccaggctctgagctgtcagcacagagcccgacgcggggctcgaactcacgaaccgccagatcatgacctgagtcgaagtcagtggcttaaccgactgagccacccaggcgcccctatttcattgtattttagttaatatatattaataataatattatagtaTGTATAACATATACCACATTACATTAtggttattataatattatacaatatattatattatacattatatatgtcaTATTAAGACCTTATGTGATCATCTCTGTTCAGGTAGATTATAgatcatttttcacttttgttttcatatacttttttacTATTAATTTTCAAAACCAATTAATGACTATtgtaataagaaaaaacattaagaaaaagagatgaaTGCCTCAGAGTTAATGAGTGATTTCAGCGGGGACTTCTTGTCCAGACTTCTCTTGTCCCACATCTTCTCATTGgcttctttattttcatctattccttttttatttttcgtcTCTTCCCTCCTattgttttcttctcctcttgtttctttttttttttaattgatgaagacctttgaactttatttttttaatgtttatttatttattttgggagagagagagcgatagagagtgagcaggggaggggcagggagagggagacagagaatcccaaagcaggctctgcactgtcagcacggagcccaatgcagggctcgaactcacaaaccgtgagatcatgacctgtgctgaaatcaagagtcaggctcctggggcgcctgggtggcgcagtcggttgagcgtccggcttcggccaggtcacgatcttgcggtccgtgagttcgagccccgagtcaggctctgggctgatggctcggagcctggagcctgtttccgattctgtgtctccctctctctctgcccttcccccgttcatgctctgtctctctctgtccccaaaataaataaacgttgaaaaaaaaaattaaaaaaaaaaaaaagagtcaggctcttaaccaactgaaccacccaggtaccctttctcttcttatttcaAGGCCCTGGTGGCAGCAAGGAGTGAGTGTCCCTGGGTTGTCTCTCCAAATTCCAAACAAGGTCAGCTGGAAGGCCCAGACGCCTTGCATAGGAACTTCTGAAAGTATTGACCAGACTCTCCAGGGATGGACCTGGgcatcagtgtttttcaaactctCCAGGGTCTCCTGCCACTCTCCTGCTGAGTGCATAGCAGAGCCATTTGGGAGTTTACAAAAAACGCATATTCCTTAGACCCCACCCATGACCTAAGAATCAGAACTTTTGGGGTGGGCTCCAGGCATCTTTAGATCTAACAAGAGCCCAGCACTTGTGTCTGCTCCCTCTAAAATGTGAGAGCTCCACATATAGGTGGTCTGTCAGGGCTGTGTTTCTGGGAGCTGAGTTCTGGGTGGAGAACCAGCCGTGACCTGTCAGGCGAGGGCGAAGGACCACATCGGGGAGAAGCCAGAAGGACTTCACTTTCGAGGAGACTGGCTCTTTCTGGAGCTCACCAGAGGAGAACAAGCAAGAAGGAAGCCgcatccttcctcctccccccagaaaGGGCACACTGTGCCCCACCAGAAGTGTCAGGCACCTGTGCTCCTGGAAGGCACACACAGTGTCCCACCCCCCTTTGTGTCCCCAGCCCCCGTGCAGCACAGGGCACGGAGCAGGTCTTCATATGTGTTATTGATTGGGTAAATATACACTCTGTCTGTCCCCTTAAAAGAAAATGCTGACCAGAACGTCACCCACACCTGCGAGGCGACTCTGGACCCATTGAAAAAGGCTGTGTTTGGGGAAGGGAACGGTATTCATAGTTTCTGAAGCTTCTCAGGTGGCTCTAACGTTCAGCCTGACTGAAACGGAAGCcagagtggttctcaaagtgtggcccagTGACCTCCGGGGGCGGTTGTCGAAGGCCTGCTCCAGACCCACCGGAATCAGATCATCTTGGGGAACGAAGGCAGAGGGTGATGTGGTTTGCAGTTCTGGCCGCGGAGACAGGCCAGCCTGGGTGTGGATACTGACCGTCATTTATGAACCGGTAACCTGCGCAACTTACCTCACTGTCCGTGCTTCGTTTTTCTCAGCTGTGCGATGGGGCCCTCATAGAACCCTCGGGAAGAAGAGAGGCGATAATGAGTACAAAGTAGTCTGACACAGAGGAAGTGCTTCAGAAATGTTAGCTTTTTAGGTGGGGACCCCAGGGGTCGCATGTTTACCAAGCACACATGGTTCTGATTCCCACCACAGTTGGAGACCTATCTTGCTCCAAAACCCTGGCAATATTTCCCAAACTTCCCCAGAGCCAGGAGAGCGAGTGACCTCCTCCTCGGGCCTGTGGGCTAGCCTGACCAGTGTCACACGCACAAAATGACTGCCTTTTTAGGTCACACATTCAGGTGGATTTTATCTTCACCTCCGTCAAATTTCCTAAAGCTGCTTTTAGCTGAACATATAACCTCATTTATACGTGGAACTGTTGGAGACATAGAAACATAACCTATA
Protein-coding sequences here:
- the TSPO2 gene encoding translocator protein 2 isoform X2, whose product is MPSAGEWLPQPEAIELTAGRRFGLREENAASRNHLCGSSPPGAHPGLVAHPSNIWLVRQPKEATLVPTPQGLDGRVDNHLLRHRALLHLLLLYGLVVSTALIWHPINKLAAVLLLPYLAWLTVTASIAYRLWRDSLCPSQQPQPSGEKSD
- the TSPO2 gene encoding translocator protein 2 isoform X1, which produces MQPQGTIFVALPHLGPILVWLLTRRTSGWYDSPKKPPWCPPHKVLMAGWITIYFVIGYASYLVWKDLGGSFGRPLVLPLGLYAVQLAISWTVLILFFVARTHGLALLHLLLLYGLVVSTALIWHPINKLAAVLLLPYLAWLTVTASIAYRLWRDSLCPSQQPQPSGEKSD